In Sphingobacteriaceae bacterium, a single genomic region encodes these proteins:
- a CDS encoding response regulator transcription factor, protein MISLAIVEDDIEMSKSLRDYLLIDNTLFTDIRLFESAEDIIKEIKLNNYKPILILQDIQLPGISGLEAIIIYRKYLPDTKVLMNSVLQDSEHVFKAICNGALGYIEKGYSLEKIKEALASVMNGGSPMSPSIARHVINYFNPSKKFEEELSPKEIEIVQGILDGLSYKMIAERNSVSIDTVRTHITRIYRKLQINSKGELISKYLK, encoded by the coding sequence GTGATTAGTTTAGCAATTGTTGAAGATGATATCGAAATGAGTAAATCACTTCGTGATTATTTGTTAATTGATAACACTTTATTTACTGATATCCGTTTATTTGAAAGTGCAGAAGATATTATTAAAGAAATTAAATTAAATAACTATAAACCGATATTGATATTGCAAGATATCCAATTACCGGGTATTAGCGGTCTTGAAGCAATAATTATTTATCGTAAGTATTTGCCGGATACCAAAGTTCTAATGAATAGTGTTTTGCAAGATAGCGAGCATGTTTTTAAAGCCATTTGTAATGGAGCACTTGGTTATATTGAAAAAGGATATAGCCTTGAGAAAATAAAAGAAGCTTTAGCGTCGGTAATGAATGGCGGTTCTCCTATGTCACCTTCAATTGCTCGGCACGTAATTAATTATTTTAATCCTTCCAAAAAATTTGAAGAAGAATTATCTCCAAAGGAAATTGAAATTGTACAAGGAATTTTAGACGGTTTAAGCTATAAAATGATAGCCGAAAGAAATAGCGTTTCAATTGATACCGTGCGTACGCACATTACACGTATTTATCGCAAGCTCCAAATAAATAGCAAAGGCGAGCTAATCTCTAAGTATTTAAAATAA
- a CDS encoding T9SS type A sorting domain-containing protein codes for MKLKFTFKTIKNTVSGLALTLFAFNSVGIKAQAGAALRFDGADDRVNLGTAITTSISNTNKLSVEAWVRPTNLTGLGCVIGSYGTGGTGMQFLIRRGGATEYQFFIGNGNIGNFLQVNSVAVPTINTWQHVAGTWDGTVASVYVNGVFSASATISYTSMGVSTNQVWIGNNSINENFTGDIDEVRVWGRVLCPAEIAANMNYELVGPQLNLLANYQFNQGIAGGTNGGVTTLTNVVNSTANGALTGFALTGLISNWVAPGGVTSGSLSTGYGTVTVNSGSINPGQTFTMNPTGGVNYTYSSGSATVSPMVQTNYGVYSDIGGCINTAISTVSVSANAIAVGGVNDYVNAGTAITSTLAASNKLTFEAWVYPTSLTGVKAVGGNHGTTGSGSTQFWIRTNNASFDFAVYGLVGNGYVSAGTATLNTWQHVAGTYDGTMLRLYVNGVQVGTNAYNSASVAASGKQVWFGQNGFNEEFNGSIDEVRIWNRALCAEEIQNNMNAELQMPQTNLIGYYKFNESFSGGNNTTFSTTIDASGFNSPATFTNIALTGTVSNWISPGGVVSGSNSPVFLPLAISGQSLFCGTGGGSSTLTASGNVTTYTWVAGPTTASYAVSPTVTTTYSVSGTNSVGCLSNLSMITITVAPNPTVTSMASPTAICVGESSTLTANGANTYSWNTGATSSSVVVNPTATVVYTVIGTNTTGCTNSNTLSLTVNLCTSINQIGAKNAETKLYPNPTVGSFVLELAANTNVDIYEITGKVIYTNFLQEGSYKIDLSDFANGIYFVQLKQDNSVKTLKLIKE; via the coding sequence ATGAAACTAAAGTTTACTTTTAAAACAATTAAAAACACGGTAAGTGGCTTAGCATTAACTTTGTTTGCGTTTAATTCTGTTGGAATAAAGGCTCAAGCAGGTGCTGCTTTACGTTTTGACGGAGCTGATGATCGAGTTAATCTTGGTACAGCCATCACTACATCAATTTCGAATACAAATAAGTTAAGTGTTGAAGCTTGGGTTAGACCAACAAACTTAACGGGTTTAGGCTGTGTAATCGGTAGTTATGGTACCGGTGGAACTGGAATGCAATTCTTAATAAGAAGAGGTGGGGCAACTGAATACCAATTCTTTATTGGTAATGGAAATATAGGGAATTTTCTGCAAGTTAATTCTGTGGCGGTACCAACAATTAATACATGGCAACACGTAGCTGGCACTTGGGATGGAACTGTAGCATCTGTTTATGTTAATGGTGTGTTTTCAGCATCTGCAACTATATCCTATACATCAATGGGTGTATCCACAAATCAAGTTTGGATAGGTAATAATTCAATAAATGAAAATTTCACTGGTGACATCGATGAAGTTAGAGTATGGGGTCGTGTTTTATGTCCGGCAGAAATTGCAGCCAATATGAATTATGAATTAGTTGGGCCCCAATTAAATTTGTTAGCTAATTATCAATTTAATCAAGGCATTGCGGGGGGTACTAATGGTGGTGTTACAACCTTAACTAATGTGGTTAATTCAACTGCAAATGGAGCATTGACGGGTTTCGCATTAACTGGATTAATATCAAATTGGGTTGCACCGGGTGGTGTAACAAGCGGCAGTTTATCGACAGGATATGGAACAGTAACTGTAAATAGTGGAAGTATCAATCCGGGACAAACCTTTACCATGAATCCTACAGGAGGTGTGAATTATACATACAGTTCAGGTAGTGCAACAGTTTCTCCAATGGTTCAAACTAATTATGGTGTGTATAGTGATATTGGTGGTTGTATAAACACTGCAATTAGTACAGTATCAGTTTCTGCAAACGCTATTGCAGTTGGCGGAGTAAATGATTATGTAAACGCTGGCACTGCAATTACCAGTACTTTAGCTGCAAGTAATAAATTAACTTTTGAAGCTTGGGTTTATCCTACTTCATTAACTGGAGTGAAAGCTGTTGGTGGAAATCACGGAACTACTGGCAGTGGTTCAACTCAATTTTGGATAAGAACTAACAATGCAAGTTTTGACTTTGCAGTTTATGGATTGGTTGGAAATGGTTATGTAAGTGCCGGAACGGCCACCTTAAATACATGGCAGCATGTAGCAGGTACTTATGATGGCACAATGCTAAGGTTGTATGTTAATGGAGTTCAAGTAGGAACTAACGCGTACAATTCCGCTAGTGTAGCGGCAAGTGGTAAACAAGTATGGTTTGGACAAAATGGATTTAATGAAGAATTTAATGGATCTATTGATGAAGTTCGAATTTGGAACAGAGCATTATGCGCTGAAGAGATTCAAAATAATATGAATGCTGAGCTTCAAATGCCTCAAACAAACTTAATTGGATATTATAAATTTAATGAGAGTTTCTCCGGAGGAAATAATACTACTTTTTCTACGACTATAGATGCTTCAGGATTTAATAGTCCGGCTACTTTCACGAATATAGCCTTAACAGGAACAGTGTCAAACTGGATTTCTCCGGGCGGCGTTGTAAGTGGATCAAATTCTCCTGTATTTTTACCTTTAGCTATATCAGGTCAATCCTTGTTTTGCGGTACAGGTGGAGGCTCATCAACACTAACGGCTTCAGGTAACGTAACTACTTATACTTGGGTTGCTGGCCCAACCACAGCTAGTTATGCTGTTAGCCCAACGGTTACCACTACTTATTCTGTATCAGGTACTAATAGCGTAGGTTGTTTATCAAATTTGTCAATGATTACAATTACAGTTGCTCCAAATCCTACAGTAACTTCAATGGCTAGTCCTACTGCAATTTGTGTGGGCGAGAGTTCAACATTAACAGCTAACGGTGCTAATACTTATTCATGGAATACCGGCGCAACTTCTTCAAGTGTGGTTGTGAACCCAACCGCCACTGTTGTTTATACCGTGATTGGAACAAATACTACGGGTTGCACAAACTCGAACACATTAAGTCTTACCGTAAATTTATGTACTTCCATCAATCAAATTGGAGCAAAAAATGCGGAAACTAAATTGTATCCTAATCCAACTGTAGGAAGTTTTGTTTTAGAATTGGCTGCAAATACTAATGTTGATATTTATGAAATCACCGGTAAAGTAATTTATACAAACTTCTTACAAGAAGGAAGTTATAAAATAGATTTATCCGATTTTGCAAATGGAATTTATTTTGTTCAACTCAAACAAGATAATAGTGTGAAAACACTCAAATTAATAAAAGAGTAA
- a CDS encoding TonB-dependent receptor, with protein sequence MISQNAILKGKVSSKENNGEMPFVAVVLNEKQMIYTDSKGNYTFTKLPAGKHNLVFQILGYDKFEQEINIQTDSELVTLPVIQLLPSSIQIAEVIVNIPNTSYSSKFEGSNIVVSSKEIELTKPIGTEEVLKKVSGVNVSGDMGISNRLNVGIRGSYPRRAANILLMEDGTPIAPAPYLGPEAYYNPPSDRLDGIEILKGADILMYGSNTMYGAINYITKKPPVKPTLGLNITAGENGYHSEYLTYGGTWNKLGAELQVLNKSIDGFQDNSSSDIFNTSLKLYSELSKKSSFYVKLNYHQENSKASYSALTPFSYKKDPRQNPFDADDLLTKRYAVDLIHNYQISDNMILSSKVYASQFQRDWWRQENTVISASLATNYLKEDIISNRFTYLNGATFGPDDYIRVGKIANGKESALARNRIFKFGGVQETFKYNIEKNSFKMNLEVVAKIHAEGFNNMEIKNDSSRFARSGTIVKDQYFELYSYSGVIKDKFSYGRVYFTPYLRYETVEMRSFDKLAISKMPANNGDRNYGSLYTNYSSLIPGASVVFNFMKNEKNDLSLYTGIYKGYTAPTAEVGFLNVEDGKVSAVTANKPANRTPETSINYEIGLRGEIYKSLLGTQLTYFNNNIQNFYSAGRNEAFQTLGAVNISGIESTVLLNLHKLLNTEKHSLVLSFSGTYMQGKVLSGKLSDSDVLKAKHTSQTKEELISKINAEREGYHVYFAGLGGKDSLVNGSLSVSDFSKIKRLDIDFGDGKIANNSIPYLPPYILNVGFSYGFKGISIGANVNFVAKQFTDYLNFNNETAEGAIGSLDSFKTIDANLAYSFEGSKNKYLKGFTLFIAGKNITNEVYKASRLHRLSSGIMPGGFRQMNAGLKFRF encoded by the coding sequence ATGATTTCCCAAAATGCTATCTTAAAGGGAAAAGTTTCTAGCAAAGAGAACAATGGGGAAATGCCTTTTGTGGCTGTTGTATTAAATGAAAAACAAATGATCTACACAGATTCGAAAGGGAATTATACTTTCACGAAATTACCTGCAGGCAAACACAATCTTGTTTTTCAGATATTAGGTTACGATAAATTTGAACAAGAGATTAATATACAAACAGACAGTGAGTTGGTGACCCTGCCGGTAATACAATTACTTCCAAGTTCTATTCAAATTGCTGAGGTTATAGTAAATATTCCCAACACAAGTTATTCTTCAAAATTCGAAGGCTCTAATATTGTGGTGAGCTCCAAAGAAATTGAATTAACTAAACCCATAGGAACGGAAGAAGTGTTAAAAAAAGTATCGGGTGTGAATGTTTCAGGTGATATGGGAATTTCAAACAGATTGAACGTTGGGATACGCGGATCTTATCCAAGAAGAGCTGCAAATATTCTTTTAATGGAAGACGGAACCCCAATTGCTCCTGCGCCTTATTTAGGGCCGGAAGCTTATTATAATCCTCCAAGTGACAGACTTGATGGTATTGAAATTTTGAAGGGAGCTGATATTTTAATGTACGGCTCAAATACTATGTATGGTGCAATTAATTACATCACAAAAAAGCCTCCGGTAAAACCAACATTAGGTTTAAATATTACTGCCGGAGAAAATGGGTACCATTCTGAATATCTTACCTATGGTGGAACCTGGAATAAATTAGGAGCTGAACTACAGGTTCTGAATAAAAGTATTGACGGGTTTCAGGATAATTCATCTTCCGATATCTTTAATACCAGTTTGAAGCTTTACTCCGAGCTTTCAAAGAAGTCTTCCTTTTACGTGAAACTGAATTATCATCAGGAGAATTCAAAGGCCAGTTATAGTGCGCTTACACCTTTTTCTTATAAGAAAGACCCTCGTCAAAATCCATTTGATGCTGATGATCTTTTAACAAAAAGATATGCCGTTGATCTTATTCATAATTATCAAATCTCAGATAACATGATTTTATCATCAAAAGTATATGCTTCACAGTTTCAGCGCGATTGGTGGAGGCAGGAAAACACGGTTATCTCAGCCTCATTAGCTACTAATTATCTGAAAGAAGATATCATTAGTAATCGCTTTACTTATCTGAATGGCGCTACTTTTGGTCCCGACGATTATATTCGTGTAGGTAAGATCGCCAATGGAAAGGAAAGTGCGCTTGCACGCAATCGTATATTTAAATTCGGTGGTGTACAAGAGACATTTAAATACAACATTGAAAAAAATTCATTTAAAATGAATCTGGAAGTGGTTGCAAAGATCCATGCTGAAGGCTTCAATAATATGGAGATCAAGAATGATTCCTCTCGTTTTGCCCGAAGTGGTACTATTGTGAAGGATCAGTACTTTGAATTGTATTCTTATTCCGGTGTCATTAAAGATAAATTTTCGTACGGAAGAGTGTATTTTACTCCGTATTTGCGATATGAAACCGTTGAAATGCGTTCGTTTGATAAGCTAGCTATTTCAAAGATGCCGGCAAATAATGGTGATAGAAATTACGGAAGTTTATATACCAACTACAGCAGTTTGATCCCGGGCGCCTCTGTAGTGTTTAATTTCATGAAAAATGAAAAGAATGACTTGTCACTTTATACCGGTATTTATAAAGGATACACAGCTCCAACGGCTGAAGTTGGTTTTTTAAATGTAGAAGATGGAAAGGTATCTGCAGTAACGGCCAACAAACCTGCCAATCGTACTCCTGAAACAAGTATTAATTATGAAATAGGATTACGTGGTGAAATTTACAAAAGCCTGTTGGGAACTCAGCTAACTTATTTTAATAACAATATTCAGAATTTTTACTCAGCCGGTAGGAACGAAGCGTTTCAAACTTTAGGTGCTGTGAATATTTCAGGAATTGAATCAACTGTATTATTGAATCTACACAAATTATTGAATACCGAAAAACACAGTCTGGTACTTAGTTTCAGCGGTACTTATATGCAAGGAAAGGTACTAAGCGGAAAATTGAGTGATTCTGATGTATTGAAGGCCAAGCACACATCTCAAACAAAAGAAGAATTGATCAGTAAAATAAATGCAGAGCGAGAAGGATACCATGTGTATTTTGCCGGTTTAGGAGGTAAAGACAGTTTAGTGAATGGATCTCTTTCGGTATCTGATTTTTCAAAGATCAAAAGACTTGATATTGATTTTGGTGATGGAAAGATCGCGAACAATTCAATCCCTTATCTCCCACCTTACATCCTTAACGTAGGTTTTTCATATGGCTTTAAAGGAATCAGCATTGGAGCTAACGTGAACTTTGTTGCCAAACAATTTACTGATTATTTAAATTTCAATAATGAAACAGCCGAAGGAGCCATAGGAAGTTTAGATTCATTTAAAACAATTGACGCAAATCTGGCCTATTCGTTTGAAGGAAGCAAAAATAAATATCTCAAAGGATTTACTTTATTTATTGCAGGAAAAAACATAACCAATGAAGTTTATAAGGCATCCCGTCTCCACCGATTATCTTCAGGCATTATGCCCGGAGGATTCAGACAGATGAATGCTGGATTAAAATTCCGATTCTAA
- a CDS encoding cystathionine gamma-synthase, which produces MTDFSNKKFGTKAIHAGADPDPSTGAIMTPIFQTSTYVQESPGKNKGYGYARGKNPTREALQKNIAALENGKHCICFSSGMGATDAVMKLLRPGDEVITGDDLYGGSYRMFTKIFENYGIKFHFINLTDANNINKYINKNTKLIWAETPTNPTMQIIDIAACAKIAKANNLILAVDNTFASPYLQNPLALGADIVMHSVTKYLGGHSDVVMGALITNDDKLHEQLYFILNSCGANPGPMDCFLVMRGIKTLHLRMERHCFNGKKIAEYLKSHPKIEKIYWPGFTDHPNHDIAKKQMKDFGGMISIVLKNASLEDTFKIASSFKVFSLAESLGGVESLINHPATMTHAAIPKAEREKAGVVDNLLRLSVGVEDIEDLLEDLKFVLG; this is translated from the coding sequence ATGACAGACTTTAGCAATAAAAAATTTGGCACCAAAGCTATTCATGCCGGTGCCGACCCTGACCCTTCTACCGGAGCTATCATGACACCAATTTTTCAAACAAGTACCTACGTGCAGGAATCTCCAGGAAAAAACAAAGGATATGGATACGCACGTGGAAAAAACCCTACCCGAGAAGCATTACAAAAAAATATTGCTGCCCTTGAAAACGGCAAGCACTGCATCTGCTTTAGCAGTGGCATGGGCGCTACCGACGCTGTAATGAAATTGCTGCGTCCCGGTGATGAGGTGATAACAGGCGATGATTTATACGGAGGCTCTTACCGTATGTTTACCAAAATATTTGAGAATTATGGTATAAAATTTCATTTTATCAACTTAACCGACGCAAATAATATTAATAAATACATCAATAAAAATACCAAATTAATTTGGGCGGAAACGCCAACCAATCCAACCATGCAAATTATTGATATTGCAGCCTGTGCAAAAATTGCAAAAGCCAATAACTTAATTTTAGCGGTTGATAATACTTTTGCTTCGCCATACTTGCAAAATCCGTTGGCACTAGGCGCTGATATAGTAATGCATTCCGTTACCAAATATTTAGGCGGACATAGTGATGTAGTGATGGGTGCATTAATCACCAACGATGATAAATTACACGAGCAATTGTATTTTATTTTAAACAGCTGTGGCGCTAATCCCGGACCTATGGATTGCTTCTTAGTGATGCGTGGAATTAAAACTTTACATCTTCGAATGGAAAGACATTGTTTTAATGGAAAAAAAATTGCAGAATATTTAAAATCACACCCAAAAATTGAAAAAATTTACTGGCCCGGTTTTACCGATCATCCTAATCACGATATTGCTAAAAAACAAATGAAGGATTTTGGAGGAATGATTTCTATTGTGTTAAAAAATGCAAGTTTAGAAGACACTTTTAAAATTGCTTCCTCATTCAAAGTATTTTCATTAGCAGAGAGTTTAGGTGGAGTTGAATCTTTAATCAATCATCCTGCAACCATGACACATGCTGCCATTCCAAAAGCAGAAAGAGAAAAAGCTGGAGTGGTAGATAATCTATTACGACTAAGTGTTGGTGTTGAAGACATTGAAGACCTTTTAGAAGACCTGAAGTTTGTATTAGGTTAA
- a CDS encoding MBL fold metallo-hydrolase, whose amino-acid sequence MKLHAVNAGHFKLDGGAMFGVVPKSIWNKLNPADENNMCSWATRCLLIEDGKRLILVDNGMGNKQDDKFFNYYYLHGDDSLEKSLKSKGYSYDDVTDVILTHLHFDHCGGSIQYNADRSKLELAFKNATYYSNEKHWNWAIHPNLREKASFLKENILPIQESGHLKFIDSTTELIPGLKFIEVNGHTEAMMLPLITTNGNSMLYMADLIPSVGHLPLPYVMAYDMRPLETLKEKQEILNTAVNNNWFLFFEHDPTIECASLEKTERGVRKKETFTLNEIFK is encoded by the coding sequence ATGAAATTACACGCAGTTAATGCCGGACACTTTAAATTAGACGGAGGCGCAATGTTTGGCGTTGTACCAAAAAGTATTTGGAACAAATTAAATCCAGCCGATGAAAACAATATGTGCAGTTGGGCCACTCGTTGTTTATTAATAGAAGATGGTAAACGATTAATTTTAGTGGATAACGGTATGGGAAATAAGCAAGATGATAAATTTTTTAATTATTACTATTTGCATGGTGATGACTCCTTAGAAAAATCATTAAAGTCAAAAGGATATAGTTATGATGATGTAACAGATGTAATACTTACTCATTTACATTTTGATCACTGTGGAGGAAGTATTCAGTACAACGCCGACAGAAGTAAATTAGAATTGGCTTTTAAAAACGCTACTTATTACTCCAATGAAAAACACTGGAACTGGGCAATACATCCAAATTTAAGAGAAAAAGCAAGTTTTCTGAAGGAGAACATATTACCTATTCAAGAAAGCGGTCATCTGAAGTTTATTGATTCTACTACTGAATTAATTCCGGGATTAAAATTTATTGAAGTGAATGGTCATACAGAAGCCATGATGTTACCTTTAATTACAACTAACGGTAACTCCATGTTGTACATGGCTGATTTGATTCCTAGTGTTGGACATTTACCTTTACCTTATGTGATGGCCTATGATATGAGACCATTAGAAACATTGAAAGAAAAACAAGAAATTTTAAATACAGCAGTAAACAATAATTGGTTTTTATTTTTTGAACACGATCCAACAATAGAATGCGCATCACTTGAAAAAACTGAAAGAGGTGTACGCAAAAAAGAAACATTCACCTTAAACGAAATTTTTAAATAA
- a CDS encoding T9SS type A sorting domain-containing protein, with product MNKLNLLLIFCLLSLFSISQNVEPKYSEEPVCGTKIPSAEYDAWFNAEVEKFKTKMYQGKAQMVNYTIPVIVHILHAGEAVGTYPNISQAQVASQITALNNAFNGTGNTNVNVTFSSIPAPFQPLVSNTGVQFCLAVSDPTGTPLTEPGIERIDVNGNSWTDPATLGSSNAIMNFINNTVKPATIWDPTKYFNIWISAKATDTGLLGYATFPSGTSLTGIPGGFVGTNTSDGVWCYAKIFGNQTGTLWATYDKGSVMAHEAGHWLGLRHMWGDGNCLTDFCNDTPWHKSPTSSGACKTYPYLVNECGAGQSPNGRMFMNYMDYSDDDCMYMFTPDQTARIQTAMSQGTHRNLLGTHGLCTTGGTVAPGPAVAQFTINKQPCVGSIFSPSNTSIGGPVPNYTWTIFPGGSFSPNQNAPSPAITLPGPGNYTLTLVATNTAGTSSYTMAISNVTTCPKQPVCLDTLGGLRNIDTLTTYAAPSSSFVTACQVPNYTGFLSGTNCFGDREFAQFYPQNTYSDTPLPQVNSLLVLFDSLATKSTPTTSNTQIFFRVYGGTPQNGPGAMLGQYSDSLGAIAASASKTNQVQYAGNPNVIYANSRIIPWSVNFTAPVIVPTSGFFGSVQTPWTSPGDSIRIFTNTKTTSANDSSAWVLLAANNWRTMRYYRNAKVQLAIFAQITCRPIVGVKEESTFATNITAMPNPTEGKMSLVFTLPKPQNIKIRVMNYLGQEISYAAYNDVLNQVFDIDLSTKSDGVYFVEISNGQNEKITKKIIKSH from the coding sequence ATGAATAAATTAAATTTACTTTTAATATTCTGTCTTTTATCGCTTTTTTCAATTTCACAAAATGTTGAACCAAAATATAGCGAAGAACCTGTTTGTGGTACTAAAATTCCATCAGCTGAATACGACGCATGGTTTAATGCCGAAGTAGAAAAATTCAAAACCAAAATGTATCAGGGAAAGGCACAAATGGTGAATTACACCATCCCTGTAATTGTACACATTTTGCATGCCGGTGAAGCGGTTGGAACTTATCCGAATATTTCTCAAGCGCAAGTTGCTTCTCAAATTACCGCACTTAACAATGCTTTCAATGGTACCGGTAATACAAATGTCAATGTTACTTTTTCAAGCATTCCTGCTCCATTCCAACCTTTAGTTTCAAATACAGGTGTTCAGTTTTGTTTAGCTGTTAGCGATCCTACCGGGACTCCTTTAACAGAACCGGGCATTGAAAGAATAGACGTGAATGGCAATAGTTGGACCGATCCTGCAACATTAGGATCTTCCAATGCAATTATGAATTTTATCAATAATACTGTAAAGCCTGCTACTATTTGGGACCCTACAAAATATTTCAATATTTGGATTTCCGCTAAAGCAACTGACACGGGATTATTAGGCTACGCTACTTTTCCATCAGGAACAAGTTTAACCGGAATCCCCGGTGGATTTGTTGGTACTAATACTTCAGATGGTGTTTGGTGTTATGCTAAAATTTTCGGAAATCAAACCGGTACGCTTTGGGCAACCTATGATAAAGGAAGTGTAATGGCGCATGAAGCCGGACACTGGTTAGGTTTACGCCACATGTGGGGCGATGGAAATTGTTTAACTGATTTTTGTAATGACACACCTTGGCATAAATCACCTACAAGCAGCGGGGCTTGTAAAACTTATCCTTATTTGGTGAATGAATGTGGTGCCGGTCAAAGTCCCAATGGTAGAATGTTTATGAATTACATGGATTATTCCGATGACGATTGTATGTACATGTTTACACCTGATCAAACAGCTCGTATTCAAACAGCCATGAGTCAGGGTACACACCGTAATTTATTAGGAACTCACGGTCTGTGCACTACCGGAGGTACGGTAGCTCCAGGCCCTGCGGTAGCTCAATTTACAATCAATAAGCAACCCTGTGTAGGGTCAATATTTAGCCCAAGCAATACTTCTATAGGTGGACCTGTTCCCAATTATACTTGGACTATTTTCCCGGGAGGTTCTTTTAGCCCAAATCAAAATGCGCCAAGTCCGGCCATCACATTACCAGGTCCGGGAAATTATACTTTAACTTTAGTCGCAACAAATACTGCCGGTACTTCCAGTTACACTATGGCAATCAGTAATGTAACCACTTGTCCTAAACAGCCGGTTTGTTTAGATACTTTAGGTGGTTTAAGAAATATTGACACATTAACAACTTATGCTGCACCAAGTAGCAGTTTCGTTACTGCATGTCAGGTTCCAAACTATACCGGATTTTTAAGTGGAACAAATTGTTTTGGAGATCGTGAATTTGCTCAATTTTATCCTCAAAACACATATAGCGACACCCCTTTACCACAAGTGAATAGTTTATTGGTATTATTTGATAGTTTAGCAACAAAATCTACTCCGACAACATCTAATACACAAATATTCTTTAGAGTTTATGGAGGTACACCACAAAATGGTCCAGGTGCAATGTTAGGTCAATACAGCGATAGTTTAGGAGCCATTGCTGCATCAGCAAGTAAAACTAATCAAGTACAATATGCAGGTAATCCTAATGTTATTTATGCAAATAGCAGAATAATTCCTTGGAGCGTTAATTTTACGGCACCAGTAATTGTTCCAACCAGTGGATTTTTTGGTTCAGTGCAAACTCCTTGGACAAGTCCCGGAGATTCAATCCGTATTTTCACAAACACTAAAACCACAAGCGCAAATGACTCAAGCGCATGGGTATTATTGGCCGCGAATAACTGGAGAACGATGAGATACTATCGCAATGCCAAAGTTCAACTGGCCATTTTTGCACAAATCACCTGCCGACCTATTGTTGGAGTTAAAGAAGAATCAACCTTTGCTACTAATATAACGGCTATGCCAAATCCAACGGAAGGGAAGATGAGTTTGGTATTCACTTTACCAAAGCCTCAAAATATTAAAATTAGAGTGATGAATTATTTAGGTCAAGAGATTTCTTATGCCGCTTATAATGATGTTCTTAATCAAGTATTTGATATCGATTTAAGTACAAAATCAGATGGCGTATATTTTGTTGAAATATCGAATGGACAAAATGAAAAAATCACTAAAAAGATTATCAAATCACATTAA